From Cydia splendana chromosome 12, ilCydSple1.2, whole genome shotgun sequence, a single genomic window includes:
- the LOC134795898 gene encoding uncharacterized protein LOC134795898 encodes MPPKPISPKTYDNRKSVTVVASRVSRRGSVEGTEETEIQAQVSVPEEGGWGWVVVTAAFCTTFLMDGISMTFGSIRPDITLDLGISETMTSLINSIALALYLIAGPLVSALINRFGFRACAMTGSVICSLSLFTSYFLATFAPLILFYGVFYGLGLALINMSTGLVVGFYFEKKRSLAIAIATFGSSVGVMVWYPINVKLVDIAGWRSLTLLHSGMFGIIYFLSMTYRPLLSLHVVKTEVTDHPTRTVTYLPNVAAAAAASQGPQSDGTKPTAAERLFAAVKNDHYPTAAAVLKDSDEPQALSSQPGPSAGPPHASKLTITAITPKGGISKRHLQQVKSIMSKTSMAGDAKQQKLQVTVPEEEPKKVSCWGRLCTWEQHVPESRPMYRDDAFYDGKIESLPEYQKSRAAVVAEEETGLEYQLAVSRAAAAQDLQERRGVFTTAVRRVLATMMDPKLLKLRTFKLFCASGFLIYLGFLVPYSYIQERNLQAGIDPKHCSLFVSALGGCNGLGRLSFGFIATKICPIKLTAAALCVAGVSTVVSNVSFNTIFQYAYCGLYGFCVACVVSLRALMLVKLYGLEKLTNATGMILLFQGIGSLISTPLAGALIERFGFTVSFCVAGLFITLGGLVLIPVNYIYLKEIPLVPPKPAKDKKVSVLASDQPVISKK; translated from the coding sequence ATGCCCCCAAAACCAATTTCACCCAAGACATACGATAACCGGAAGAGTGTTACTGTTGTTGCAAGCAGAGTAAGTAGACGTGGCAGTGTTGAGGGGACAGAAGAAACTGAGATCCAGGCACAAGTTTCTGTACCTGAAGAAGGGGGTTGGGGCTGGGTCGTCGTTACAGCTGCATTCTGTACAACATTTTTAATGGATGGTATATCAATGACATTTGGCAGTATACGTCCAGATATAACCTTAGATCTCGGTATTTCTGAAACGATGACATCGTTAATCAACTCGATTGCTCTGGCTTTATATTTAATAGCAGGACCCTTAGTTTCTGCTTTAATAAATCGATTTGGGTTTAGAGCCTGTGCCATGACAGGTTCAGTAATATGTTCTCTTTCATTATTCActtcttattttttagccactttTGCACCTCTTATTCTATTCTATGGAGTATTTTATGGCTTGGGGCTTGCTCTAATTAATATGTCTACAGGACTTGTCGTGGGCTTTTATTTCGAAAAGAAACGGTCTTTAGCAATAGCGATAGCTACATTTGGCTCCAGTGTTGGAGTTATGGTTTGGTATCCAATAAACGTAAAATTAGTTGATATCGCAGGTTGGCGTTCATTGACTTTACTTCATTCGGGGATGTttggaattatttattttctttcaaTGACTTACCGACCTTTACTCTCGTTACATGTAGTAAAAACTGAAGTTACAGACCATCCCACTCGTACAGTCACGTATTTGCCCAATgtagcagcagcagcagcagcatcTCAAGGGCCTCAATCTGACGGCACTAAACCAACAGCTGCAGAGCGTCTATTCGCTGCAGTGAAGAATGACCACTATCCCACAGCTGCTGCTGTGTTGAAAGACAGTGACGAACCTCAAGCTCTATCAAGTCAGCCTGGGCCTTCTGCTGGACCTCCACATGCCTCCAAACTAACGATTACTGCAATTACACCAAAAGGCGGTATCAGTAAACGTCATTTACAACAAGTAAAATCTATTATGTCTAAAACTAGCATGGCGGGGGATGCTAAACAACAGAAATTGCAAGTTACTGTCCCAGAAGAAGAACCCAAAAAAGTGAGTTGTTGGGGCCGGCTCTGTACTTGGGAGCAACATGTGCCCGAGTCACGGCCTATGTACCGGGATGACGCATTTTATGACGGAAAAATAGAAAGTTTGCCTGAATACCAAAAAAGTAGGGCCGCAGTTGTTGCTGAAGAAGAAACTGGGCTCGAGTATCAGCTAGCAGTGTCCCGTGCGGCCGCTGCACAAGATTTACAAGAGCGTCGCGGCGTATTCACTACAGCGGTTCGGAGAGTTCTTGCAACAATGATGGACCCCAAATTACTAAAATTAAgaacttttaaattattttgtgcTAGTGGATTCcttatttatttaggtttttTAGTACCTTATTCATATATACAAGAAAGAAACTTACAAGCTGGTATTGATCCAAAGCATTGTAGCTTATTTGTCAGTGCACTGGGGGGATGTAATGGTCTGGGCAGACTCAGTTTTGGTTTTATAGCTACTAAAATTTGCCCAATCAAATTAACAGCTGCTGCATTGTGTGTTGCTGGCGTGAGTACCGTGGTTTCAAATGTTTCATTCAATACGATTTTTCAATATGCATATTGTGGTTTATATGGCTTTTGTGTAGCTTGTGTGGTTAGTCTCCGGGCTTTAATGCTTGTTAAGCTTTACGGACTAGAGAAGCTAACAAATGCCACAGGCATGATATTGCTATTTCAAGGAATAGGGAGCTTAATCAGCACACCATTAGCAGGTGCTTTGATAGAACGCTTTGGATTCACTGTTTCATTCTGTGTAGCTGGGCTATTTATTACGTTAGGTGGTCTAGTTTTAATACCTGTgaattacatatatttaaaagAAATTCCTTTGGTACCACCAAAACCAGCCAAAGACAAAAAAGTATCTGTATTAGCGTCAGACCAGCCTGTAATCAGTAAAAAGTAA